A single region of the Sulfitobacter geojensis genome encodes:
- a CDS encoding TRAP transporter permease, whose product MAADNAPELTPEQLAEIERKFDPETAFRPTGRMLGHFIAAVLVAMSIYHFYASGFGLIRELLHRGIHLSFVLGLVFLLFGLRKSDPAIGVPKAWYRFDGVPVIDIMLAVLAVGAAMYLPLLPPEIVSERVGNPSQFDVFMGSALLLLTLEATRRSVGPTLPIIAILFLVFAYFGPWMPGALKHGGASWLGIINHLYMTNQGIYGIAIGVMAQYVFLFILFGVLATRIGLGQLFIDLAMVIAGRYSGGPAKVAIFSSAFMGTISGSSIANTVTTGALTIPAMKRVGYPAHFAGAVEATASTGGQITPPILGAAAFIMVEYLEIPLRDVLAAALFPALLHYFGIFIMVHLEAKKLGLRGLRAEELPKVGVVLKDHWLSIIPLAILVYLILSGKTPDYAAVYGIIACVVVGFLNPRHRLTLLDLWNALASGAKNTLAVGAAAATVGVVVGVVTLTGVGFRLGYVVVQTATDIGGFLSTLPLLSYFTVTQWALFVSLILIAISCIIMGAGIPTTATYIILVAVAAPALAQLQVEPLVSHFFVFYYGVLADITPPVALAAYAAAGIAGSNPFKTGNTAFRLGIAKALVPFVFVYSPALLLVADGFTWWLFTITLSGAMLGIASLGVAFSGFLFAPLAKWERWWVALVSFLFIAPGVLTMVIGLVLMAPIVIRQVLARRHAHAA is encoded by the coding sequence ATGGCTGCTGACAACGCACCCGAATTGACCCCCGAACAACTGGCAGAGATCGAGCGCAAATTTGATCCTGAAACCGCCTTTCGCCCGACGGGGCGCATGTTGGGGCATTTCATCGCGGCTGTTCTGGTGGCCATGTCGATCTATCACTTCTATGCCTCGGGCTTTGGGCTGATCCGCGAATTGTTGCACCGTGGGATCCATTTGTCTTTCGTGCTTGGGCTGGTATTTTTGCTGTTTGGCCTGCGCAAATCCGACCCTGCCATTGGCGTGCCAAAAGCGTGGTATCGGTTCGACGGGGTGCCGGTCATCGACATCATGCTTGCGGTGCTTGCTGTGGGCGCGGCGATGTACCTGCCGTTGCTGCCGCCCGAAATCGTATCCGAACGTGTTGGCAACCCCTCGCAGTTTGACGTTTTTATGGGCAGCGCGCTGTTGCTGCTAACGCTTGAGGCGACGCGCCGTTCCGTTGGCCCGACCCTGCCGATTATCGCGATCCTGTTCCTTGTCTTTGCCTATTTCGGACCGTGGATGCCGGGCGCATTAAAACATGGCGGGGCAAGCTGGCTGGGGATCATCAACCATCTTTATATGACGAACCAAGGCATCTATGGCATCGCCATCGGTGTCATGGCGCAATATGTGTTCCTGTTCATCCTGTTCGGCGTACTGGCCACGCGCATTGGGTTGGGGCAGTTGTTCATCGACCTCGCCATGGTCATTGCCGGGCGTTATTCCGGTGGCCCTGCCAAGGTTGCGATTTTCTCCTCCGCGTTTATGGGCACGATTTCAGGGTCTTCCATCGCCAACACGGTGACCACCGGCGCGCTGACCATTCCGGCGATGAAACGCGTGGGCTACCCCGCCCATTTCGCGGGCGCTGTCGAAGCGACGGCATCAACCGGCGGGCAGATCACGCCGCCGATCCTGGGTGCCGCGGCGTTTATTATGGTCGAATACCTTGAAATTCCCTTGCGCGACGTGCTGGCGGCGGCGTTGTTTCCGGCCTTGCTGCATTATTTCGGCATCTTCATCATGGTGCATCTGGAGGCGAAAAAGCTTGGCCTGCGCGGCTTGCGCGCCGAAGAACTGCCCAAGGTCGGTGTCGTCCTGAAGGACCACTGGCTGTCAATCATCCCGCTGGCCATTCTGGTCTATCTGATCCTGTCCGGCAAAACCCCCGATTACGCAGCGGTTTACGGCATTATCGCTTGTGTGGTCGTGGGGTTCCTGAACCCGAGACACCGGCTGACCCTGCTCGATCTGTGGAATGCGCTAGCGTCGGGTGCGAAAAACACATTGGCTGTGGGGGCCGCTGCGGCAACCGTCGGGGTTGTCGTCGGGGTTGTGACCCTGACCGGCGTCGGCTTCCGTCTGGGCTATGTTGTGGTGCAGACTGCAACGGACATCGGCGGGTTCCTGAGCACCCTGCCCCTTCTGTCCTATTTCACCGTGACGCAATGGGCGCTGTTCGTATCACTGATCCTGATCGCGATTTCCTGTATCATCATGGGCGCGGGCATCCCGACCACCGCGACCTATATCATCCTCGTCGCCGTGGCCGCACCCGCCCTTGCGCAGTTGCAGGTCGAACCGCTCGTTTCACACTTCTTTGTGTTTTATTACGGTGTGTTGGCAGACATTACGCCTCCGGTTGCACTGGCGGCCTATGCCGCGGCCGGCATTGCGGGATCAAACCCGTTCAAGACGGGCAACACCGCCTTCCGCCTTGGCATTGCCAAAGCGCTTGTACCTTTCGTGTTTGTCTATTCACCCGCGCTGTTGCTGGTGGCTGACGGGTTCACATGGTGGCTGTTCACGATCACATTATCCGGTGCGATGCTGGGTATCGCGTCCCTTGGTGTCGCCTTCAGCGGGTTCCTGTTCGCACCCTTGGCCAAATGGGAACGCTGGTGGGTCGCGCTGGTGTCTTTTCTGTTCATAGCCCCGGGGGTGCTGACGATGGTGATCGGTTTGGTCCTTATGGCACCGATTGTCATCCGGCAGGTGCTGGCACGGCGGCACGCCCA
- a CDS encoding TAXI family TRAP transporter solute-binding subunit has product MTFSFKGLKSAAIGAVLVTGLATAAAAQELKFFTIGTGGTAYTYYPVGGVIANAISKPPGSRECDAGGSCGVEGLIASAVSSRGSVDNVNAIISGLRNSGFAQSDVAYWAYTGTGTMEGKEPAKDLRTIAALFEEHIHLVALADSGINSVADLKGKRVSLDEPGSGTYVDANLILEANGLAVEDVTAEALKGNAASEALRNGKIDAFFVVAGYPTGSLVELASAADIKLVPIDGDGAAALTEKYGFFAASDIPEGAYEGVATTTTVAVGAQWFTSANEDEELIYNITKALWNEQSRKLLDVGHAKGKTITPDSALNGVGVPLHAGAERFYKEAGLLK; this is encoded by the coding sequence ATGACGTTTTCATTCAAGGGTCTGAAGTCCGCCGCCATTGGCGCGGTCTTGGTGACCGGTCTGGCAACTGCCGCCGCCGCGCAGGAGCTCAAGTTCTTTACCATCGGCACGGGCGGCACCGCCTATACCTACTATCCCGTTGGCGGCGTGATCGCCAATGCGATCTCGAAACCACCGGGCTCGCGCGAATGCGATGCAGGCGGGTCTTGCGGTGTCGAGGGGCTGATCGCCTCTGCCGTTTCATCGCGCGGGTCGGTCGACAACGTAAACGCAATCATCTCGGGCCTGCGCAACTCGGGCTTTGCCCAGTCCGACGTGGCCTATTGGGCCTATACCGGCACCGGCACGATGGAAGGCAAAGAACCAGCCAAGGATCTGCGCACCATCGCCGCCCTGTTCGAAGAGCACATCCATCTGGTGGCTTTGGCCGACAGCGGCATCAATTCGGTTGCCGACCTGAAGGGCAAGCGCGTGTCGCTGGATGAACCCGGTTCAGGCACTTATGTCGACGCAAACCTGATCCTTGAGGCCAATGGCTTGGCTGTTGAAGATGTCACAGCAGAAGCCTTGAAAGGCAACGCCGCTTCCGAAGCTTTGCGCAACGGTAAAATCGACGCGTTTTTCGTGGTGGCGGGCTATCCGACCGGATCACTTGTTGAACTCGCCTCCGCTGCGGACATCAAGCTGGTGCCGATCGACGGCGACGGTGCCGCAGCTCTGACCGAGAAATACGGCTTTTTCGCAGCCTCCGACATCCCGGAAGGCGCGTATGAGGGCGTTGCCACCACCACAACTGTGGCAGTGGGCGCGCAGTGGTTCACGTCGGCCAATGAAGATGAAGAGCTGATCTATAACATCACCAAAGCTTTGTGGAACGAACAGTCCCGCAAACTGCTGGATGTGGGCCACGCGAAGGGTAAAACCATCACGCCCGATTCCGCGTTGAACGGTGTGGGTGTGCCATTGCACGCTGGCGCGGAGCGGTTTTACAAAGAAGCCGGTTTGCTGAAGTAA